In the genome of Synchiropus splendidus isolate RoL2022-P1 chromosome 13, RoL_Sspl_1.0, whole genome shotgun sequence, the window GCACAAGACAATGTACTGTATCCTCATCAGAGTTTTATTTTCGTAtgtggcatatatatatatatgtgtgtggcATGACCCGTGTTTATTTATCAAACCCTTATGCAGAATCATTTGTGCTTAAATATTACCCTCATGtttataaaaaatagaaaatcaaGAAGGACTGTACGTTGAGttagtcatatatatatatatatatatatatatatatacatatatatatatatatataattttatttttttgtgcctCAGTACTCGAGTCCTTGGATGTCAGGTATCAGCAATATGTCTGTGTTTTATActtttaaaatcaataaaattgaGTAGAAGTTACATGGCTTTATGATTTATGAGCGTGGTTCATGTATAAGTACAAATAAGTGTAAAACGATTAAACAAAACGTTAGTTTTGAAATCAACATTCTGCTAAAATGTATAAAACTGTGGTGCAGGTCACTGTACACATCCAgttgtttcctcctctgctcatgtctaatgaaatatgaaaatgaacaagTTGCTCGTCCATCCTCTCAGCTTCACATaacagtgccacctgctggcgtGGAGGGAGAGCCAACTTCATTGCGCTTGAGTCCGTTAGGTTGCaacgttttttaaaaatatgaaactgAATGTAAATTTAAAATACGTCGGCCACCACTGGTGAGAAGAAGaacaaagttgttgtttttcttttttttttcagccctaTTTGAGGTGGTTTATAATACActacaaaaaaatagaaaaatagaaaCGTGACCCATTTTGTACTCCCACTTTTCCCACACATGCTTTGGTAccaatttgattaaaaaaaatcctctttttatttatttatttttaatgtaaattaTTTAGAAACACGTAATATTACACTCAGTCCGTTGGCAACCATCAGTATCTTTCATCAAACAGTCACTTCATTACTATCTAATGTCATGACATGTATTTGTAGACTTGTAGACtcatatattgtttttcttgactCATACATGGAAGTATTTGGACAAACGCATCTCACGTTGAAGCATTTGATTCATGCATAGAAGTTCTTGGCTCATGCCCTGAACTACTTGACTCCAGTGCAGGAGAACAATTCATCGATTgaggatataaaaaaaaaaagaatgttgagTTTGTTCCCAAACCTGTGGCTGCACCTCTCCATGTTTAATGATTCATGAGGGGTCTGCATGTTATGAAACCACCAGCATCAGCTAGGGTGGAGCTGGTGTGTGATTATTACCAGTGATCCCTCATGAAAGGAGCACGAGAGCggaaatgaaatgtataaaCTGTAACCACCTCACGTCTCTCGCCAGCCTGACTGAGGCATGAATGAAGAAAACCAAGTCAGCGACTTGAAGtgctcagttttattttcaagaggATATAAAACATTACTGTCAGATAAATAATAATCTTATTAGAATCCTTCACATTGAACACTGAGGGTTAACCATACAACGATGGCTGAGTGGTCACCAAAAATGGACAGTACTATACTTCAGTGttgcacacacaacacacacgcaaCAGATACACACTTGCAGGTTTAAGAGACCGGACAGGACATTGACGCTTCACTTGGACCATGAGCAGTTCTTATAAACCTTTGAAATGAACAAACATCTTTAGCTATATGTTGGACTTTTCCCTTTGAATGTTCACAGTACTATTATTTCTTGTCAACCTTGGTATCTTCACTACAGCATATCAAAATAGATATTGACGTGAGTGATAGATCTTTAAACTGAACATAACtaatatatgttttgttttttagtatttttttcatgGTATTCAAATTTTCATAcataaaaattattttcatgaattcaCTACCACTGTTCAGTGCCGTATTACTCTCTATTTTACTaacaatatttgaaaaaaaaaaaaaaaagtttggtgaAATACTgcgtttttatttgaattgatattttaacatttatctTGTCTTATTGCTCACTAATACttcattatattttaatatactttaaCGTTGAAATAAATACTTGGTTTGTTAtgaaatgttacatttaaattGTTCAGTTTTACTCAATTGTTTCTACACGATGATGTACAAATTATTCTGATATATTAACTCAAATGTATTCTTTGAGGTGTTTAACTGTTATTATATGcatagtattttttttactttgaagtttaaaaaaaaaaatttctaaATTCTGTTTTTCCCACAGAATAACACCTAGATATTGATAGATACTGTTTATTTCATGAGATCTTTTAATAAACACTGGTATTACTAGTGCCTGAATGCAACTGTGACATTACATTATAATACTACTGGCCAATAATAGTTATGTGTATGAATATGACCATGATGACTTGGCCCTGTCTGTGTCTTCAAATACTCTGAAACTTCATTTGCAAATCTGCACCACATAAAAAAGACCAGAAAATACTGCTAACCTGTCACTAAGTCTGTCATACATTTGATGGATGTTGTCCACTAGAATACTGTTGTTTCGCTTCAAGAACTCCTCCAGCATCCTACTTTTCCAAAACGATAATATCAGCTACACCGTGCACTTGAGTCAGCTGTCGACAGTCCAGAGAGGCCACCAGCTTGCGGGGTCCCGGCTGGCTGGGGATGAAGTGCTCCGTCAGCGTCACGGTGGCGAGACCGCCGACATCTCTGTGAGGGGGATATTTCAGTTgaaatgtgggaggaaaataaagagagaaagTCGTGCCTTGTTCTTACCCAACAACCACCTCGTGGCCTTTCTGCAGCCCGAGACCCTCCACCCTGAACACCACTTCTTTCAAGGTCCTTGGAAGCGGGTTGGTGAAGGTGATCTTCGCTGCCATTTCCTTTCCAACCACAGCGTCCCCTAGTGGCTGTTGAAAGAAATGCTTGTCACTAAGGCAGCTGGaatttttatatgtttatatgtgTGGTGATGAtagtgtccaccagagggctgcAGAAAGTAACATTATTTCAGACGAATGCATCAGCAAGGCGACCAAACTCACCGTGACGTTTAAATCTGGAGTGCGTAGCCTGAAGGTTGTCTGGTTGGCCAGCACCTGCTGGGTCTCATTAACCCTCCCGGAGAGCGTCAGCATCAAAGCTGCCTGGTCCACCAGCTGGTTCTGGTACTGCTGGTACGGCAGCACCCACTCAATGGTCTTCTCTGTGTGGACATGAATTATTGGGTCAGAAAGTGGCAAGGCTTAAAACAAGAAGTAACACTGACGATGGTGTCCAGTTAGGCACAAAAGTCAACAATGTGTGGCgcctttggagtgagaatgtgacaTAGAGTATATACAGATCTGTCTGCAAGTACTGTGCTGGTATCGCTGATGTGCGGGTGCAAGGATTTCAACAAACATGAAGGTAAATTGGgtgtaaaacacatttgaagtcACAGAGGAATTTACTCCTCAGCCCATTGTGTGTGCCCATTGTTCCTTCAAAAGGTAACAAATAGCTGTACGAGCACTAACTCCGGCACCAGAATCTACCTTCATTGGGCAACAGCTCCACGGGCAGCTGCTCCTTCTTGATGGTGCCCTTCAGCACGCCAGTGTAGTACATGACCGCCGCCTGGCTGTGCAGCATGGTCCGACGTGGTTGTGAGCTCAGATTTTTCACCAGGATGTTCAACTTGGCATCAGCTCCCATCCTGGGCCCCTCCCCTTCCATCTTCACCTCCACGCTCACGTCCTCAGCCATGGGAGCGGAGTAGACGTCTGGCTTGCTGCCATAGCGACTGGCGGTCTCCACTGCGATGCGTTCCTCCTCAGAACCTGAAGGGAAGAGGGGTATGATAAATGGGAACGATCTGGTTTGGGAGAAGGCAAATACCGGAACAAGGCAGTGAAAGGGTCAGATGGAGTGGAATAGTTTTGTTGCCACGTCTTTAGATACATTTATCTCTGACAGGGGAAGGTCTTGTTGACAGATGTTCAGTTACTTCATAACTCCTAAACACCAACCCAGTTCAACTGTGAAGTGGACTTCCCACATGCCATGGATATCAGGGTCCTACCTTCTTGATGTTTGTACAGATGTGTGATGTCGGCTCGCTCATCCGATCCCACTGCTTTTGTGCTGATACAGTGACCCACCGCCTTCTTCTCACTGTAGATCTGGCTGAAGGTCCCATCAACGTTTCTCTGCCAGTAGATCTTATCACTGTTGACCTAAAGCAAGACCCAAGttagatgaataaatgatgtaTACATGGGGAACAAAAGCCTCACCTCAGCGAACACAAAGGGAGTGTCATGTTTGAGGTAGACCTGGCCCAGGCGGATGGCATTCACTGAGGCTGGACCACAGCGGAACGTGCCCTGGCTGGTCTCCTGGGGGGTAGAATCCACAGCCTGCCAGCCGCCGTGACCAGGGGGCAGGTCGGGTCTGGCCATCCAGCAGTCGTTCCAAACGTGGAAGTTCCTGCGTGAGAGTTTACAGAGACACCGCTAAGCTGCTCAGCACTTTGCAGAAATGCTTCACGCAACCAAAGTAATAGAAGATTTATGACCCCCAGGCTCGAAAGCACTTATGATTATACCTCCAGCTCTGCAACAGGTTGTCAAATAAATAGTAGCAACGCATTATGTCAGCACCGTTTCTGAAAGCTGTGTTTTCTAAAGCCTTGTTTTCTAATTTTTTAACAGCAGCAGATACACTTGAATGAGGGTCTTCCAGGTGGACACTTGAGGACACCCTATTTTTTCTCCACTGTTTCCCACATTGCAGTACTTGTCCTTGCAGTTGCTTCACCAACATAATGTTCTTTGGCCAGTCAAATCTCTTCATTGGTCAAACTTCATTGTGTATGAGAGCACTGCTTTCTCACCCTCCCCGAGAAAGAGAGTGAAGGCAAGCTTTAATCTATATTGTCAGgcaaattacattttaacattaGAGAGACTCATTTGCTGCTCAGACTGTGCCTTATTCTTTTCAAAGAAATTATTAAAATGTGGTCCATGCCTCATTAAATCTTTCCCCTCCAGCCTTAAGTCAAAAAATATGCAACAAATGTTGCAATGTTCCACCGAATTTGCACCTCAAAATGCAGCGTTTAAATCGCTGTGAAAGTCATGGGGgtgcgtgaaaatttcatgaaaaTCTATTCACAGCTTTTTGCTGTCATGCTgttgagaaacaaacacatcaatTCTGGCAAAAAGAGAAACTCTGCTTGGCAGCGGTAACTACTGTAATATTGGTGGCGAATGTATCCTTTAAAATGATGAGTAGGTGAAAACTCTTTGGATATTCTGAGCCTTTTTCTCGCTCAAGTTTGTGAAAAATTCAGATTTGCTGCAAATTTCAAAAGACTCAAAACACTCTAAACACTGTCTCTGTTTCCAAAGTGACCTTGTGAATGGAAATGCTGTCATGTTGTTCCAAGTTGCAGATAGGCATCAGCAGAATAATGTGATTTAACAGTAAGTGAAGCAGCCTGACGTCTCTTGATGGTCCACGTGAGAACACTGTGGTGTACTTATTCAGCAGGAATAACCTTCTCCCGCAGCCTTACCAGACTGAGTCACTGTTGAGGTAGTCGATGGGATCCATGCTCTCGTCCAGGTAGACGTCAGTGGTGAGGGAGACGTCGGTGTCATGAGCGGACTGGAAGTTGGTCACGCTGCGAGCTGGGATTCCGAGGCAACGGAGAACTGGGAAGTGAAAGTCGACCAGTAAATACATGCTTTGCAGAAGAGAGGGATTATTAGATAAAGGTAAAATGGGCTCAACACGGATGGAATTATGGAGGGCTCTGTGTGCAGCAGTGTGGTTGTCCTGGAATCTAACCACAAGGTCACACGCTTCTACCTCttggacaacaaaaaaagtataaatcTACAAGGATTTTATCAACTAATcttgtgaataataataatatttccaTGCCCATCTACAGCAGGGGTGGTCAAAACACTCAAGACAAAAAAGCAGAACACCATACAGAATtagaagagagggaggagaaatgCAACTTTTTAAAGACAATTCTACTTTGAATTGAggttaaaaagtaaataatcgGCCGGCAAAATCTTGTTTGGGCTGGGTCAAGCGCTGGCAGCGTGGGGGTCTTGTTTTTTGCATGAAAAGTATCTGTGTtggtcttcttcttttcctttcagcttctcccttcaggggtggccacagcggatcatcctcctccatctcaccctgtcctctgcttcctcttctctcaaacctacaaacctcatgtcctccttcaccacctccatcaacctcctctttggccttcctctccaccttctgcctggcagttccaacctcaacatcttcctaccaatgtactggctctctctcctctgtacatgtccaaaccatctccatctgtgTTGGTAATTCCACTTAATGTCAATGTGAGCCTCTTGAAGATCTATAGAACAGGCTCCTAAAAGGTCATATAATAAATACCTGCCGTGGTCTTGAGGCATCCCATCTTGCACTGTGCAAGACTGAATGAGCTCACTAGACCTCTGTTTTTTTATCCTTCTGTACAGATGTCATCTGTTTGAAAGCTAAAATCAATTGTGgtaaaaatgacttggtggttTTGTACTGTAGTAAAGGTGCTTCCAACGTAAAGCCCAAATGCCATCCACTGGAATttgctgaaatcgtgttttctaAAATCTCACTTTGGACAAGGAGGCAGCAAAGCTCCATCCTAAGGGCCACAAATGGACTTTGACACCCCTGCTCTACGTTGTTTTACCAACAACACActtcataaaatacatttttattgtcagtgGTGACAATATATTGGATCTTTTTAAAGCCTGTTGTGATAGTGAGCGTCACACTGTTGGTGTTTCTTTTCATATAACGGGACTTGTCTCTTGGCTCTCGTATTTGAGCTTGTTCAACAAGTGACTCCCTCAGGGAGCAGTGAATGAAAGCAGCACATGCGTCTCTATACAAGGCTCAAGCATCTGGTATGGTAGGAATGAGACGCGGCAGTATTCAGAAAGTGTGTGAGCAGGAGAGGGTCATGTGATCGCTGCTCACACGCATGACTGATTTTCAAGCTCACAGTCTGCTCCCACCTGTTGTCGTGACCCCAGAGAAGACCCAGCACTGTCCGTAACACACGGGCGTTCCGTTGGACGAGTGGTATTTCTTCAGGATCTCCACACTGCTGCTCCACGCAGATGGAGAGACGCCGTCCGCGTAATTCCCAGACCAGTTCCCCACCAGGACTCCAAGGTCATCCTGGGCGTTGATCTGAAAAAAAAGGAGTACATGTTTTAGGCAGTCCGGGTGGTGGTACGGGAAAGACAAGAGGCTTTTTCTCACCATTGCAGAAATGACCCTGACTACATTGACCGGATCCCATCGACCTGAAGGAGGCATGTCACTCTTCTCCAGGATGAACAAACAAGCTTCAAGAATTCCTTCGTGGAACTAGAAAGAAGCAAAGTTTTATGGGGAAAACAGaatagtttattattatttgacagAAAAAACATAGTTCAACACAAGATATCAGGGATCAAGAGATGCAACTCTTGTATTTCACATATTTTAAGACAAGAAAATAGACCGATTTAACAAAGCTAAAAATAATCCACCTGTCAttcaaactaaaacaaacacCTTGTAGGTGATGAATGTAATCTTCTGATGGATGTCTAATCCTTAATCCGATAAAATATGAATCGATAAATAGTCAATGAATTATTTGACCTAGAGAGAGGTGTGAATCGAAAGGATGGATAGATACAGTACCTGTCCAAAGTTCCATGTCCTAGCGCCGATCTGCTTCTCAGTTCCATAGTAAATTCTGCCGGTGTCATTGAGCACGTattcctttctttcttcatcGTCGTCCAGGAACACGGAGTCATCTGCGAAGACATGATACATCTTCTTTCAGCCTCCACTACTGTTggtcccacaaaaaaaaaacaagtagtGCAACAtagcaaacacatttttactgtCACTACTGTTGTTGACTTTACTGTTCAGTGTTATGTATTAAATAGTGACAGGCAgttgaggtatcgtgaaacagtactgcagggttgatgaaacagtgtcctatttttcagaggccactagatggcgctcttggtttagaaatgatgtgaggtgtcattaaATTAGTAGTTCAAGTAgtgacattttacagcagacactgtttcacgaaacctcatcaaaaagggccagggtggtgcaggttgTTGTATGTGTGTCGAGGCAATCTGATCTGATGCTGATTTAACTCTTTAATACTACAAAAGAAAAGGCATAAAACACTGTCTACAATGACCTCAACGTTTGTGTTGTTTCTGTATGTATCAGGCAACAGTGCTAGAATAGACCAGAGTCTTGTGAGCCCAAACACCTATGAATGTCAGGCATATTCTGCtggggtttttttccctttccccTTCTCAGTGAGGATGTTGTGAGCCTTGACGCCTGTGTGTGACCCTGAATCCATGGTCTATCCACCTCGCCAGTGACGTCCGCTCTCAGGAATGTGATTTCTTTTCACCCAAAATGTGGAAGGACGCCCCAAGGACAGGAAACGACTAAGAAACACAATGACTGCATGGACTCAGCAGTGCATTCATGGATCGCGAGTCTGTTGTGCCCCACAAGAGTCGGAGGTCAACTCCTACAAGTGTCTGCTCTGGTTGTTGTGAGTCTAAACTACCGGTTCGATAGCAAGATGGGATGCGGGATGAGAATAGAAATGGGAAGGAAGAGATAAAGGAAAGTCTCATTTGAGGGAGCGAGGGGAAGTTATGGCTCGGACAGATATTAAAGAGAAAGGAATAGACAGGGAGGGGTCTGGAGGGGGGTAGTGGTGATGGGCGAGGCtcagagagtgaggaaatagagTAAAACCAGGGGAGAGGACCACTAGCTGGAAGCGGTGCGAGGACTTTACACTGCCTGGGGTGATTTATAGAGCATTTGGAAGGATTTCGGTTTATGAGCATGAAGCAGAGATCAGGAGGGGCCGAGGGTCTGGCTTCAGGCCAAAAAGCAGAACACTGCCAAAAGCTGCAACCCCGTGATGAAAAACAGAGCAGCGACTTTTCATTGGACTGCTGCTTTATTTGTTCACAAActtgattcttctttttttttatgtgatcaAATAGCCCTGGAGAATATCGGAGGAAAACAGCAGAGACGAGTTAACAGCTATtgtgatggaaaatgaaaacaaagtccCTGCACAGAAAACAACTCCTTCACTGCACCAACAATTTTTGAATCGTCTCGGGAAAGGTTTTAGCAACAAGTAAATAACTCAACAGAAATAACATTCCTCTTTAGGAGGTGATCCATGCACAGCTcctcaaaaaacacaccaaTATTTAGACAgagtgtgttttatttgtatgaATTCTTGCTTAAAAAATGGCCACTAGTTATTTTCCATTGTATAAAACGGTTATTCAACCCttactaaaaacaaaaatataaaatatctcCCTAGAAACTGCTTGCGAAGTGCAATGTCTCaataatatatgaaaataaattgtgAGCACTGTCACCCATTTAAGACCAAATGTTGGTCAAATAACATCTTAAAATCCCTTTATACATGGAGCTGTGCTTTAATATATGTTGCTACATGGATCAAAATTGAATCCTTAGAGTTGTGTTGTAGGTGTCGAGACTTAAATGCGTGTAGTGAGTAATGTGGCAGCTAATTTTGTGAGGCATGCACCAAGATGTGGCGATGATGTAGCAGACATTTCAAACATCACAACCAGCCATACCGCTTACACCACCCAATGAAACAGGATTTCAAAGTTTTGAACCAGTAATACACAGCATTCGCAATTTCTCTGGTTGCAAACAGAGCACATTTGTATCAAGATGGACGTCACTATCTTGTTTTCCAAAGTTGAACTGGAAAACGCAGTCTGTGGCGTCGTCCCTAGGTCCAACTGGCTAAAATGCAGTCTAATAATCATGCAGTTTCTAGATTTAAACCAAAATTTTAACGTTTGTAGACGTTGAAAGTTATTTGCAAATAAATGTgttaatgttctttttttttttttaagtgtcctTTTTACCCTGCTGAACTGAATTTTGGAGCGTAGTTCCGCCccaaataaatagatatatcatctgcaaacaaaaTAATCATCAATGAACTGTTAATGCAGTgctaaaaaaagttttttttatgctCAACAAAATCATCCAAAAGCCGAATTAATAAACATCATAAGTCCCTAGAGATTGGACTGTAAAGAACAGTAATTCTTGCTCGTAAAATCTAAACAAAGGGCATTTCTCTACCTAACttctaattttattttcatccaggagaacaaatgctttgttttatgaagcttcccacaatTGAGATGGTAATAATACTCGAAGAAAAATGTGAATTCAGGTTGGAAAATAGACAAAAAATACGGTTAAATAGACTTTCCATTGTTTCTTTTTGCTGCCAACGTTCTAGTATAGTACTTTACCTTTTATTTCACAACCATTATATGTGTCCTAGAGGTAGTGCAAGCATCTATCTAAAGACCAAAAATCGCCAACGCAGCTTGTTGATCCTGAGATGTCCACTGGACATGTGTGGATGTCTTACCTTCACACCAGGGGTTGAAGAGCATGACAACGTTCTTGTTGGGGTTAAAGGTGTTGGGGTGGTCACCCTTCAGAGTGCTGGTAGTGACCGTGAGCCCATACAGTCCCACGACAGCGTTGACCGGTGAGTTGACCGAGAGCTTGATCTTGTTGCCGTCCTGCTCCACGATTTTGGCTTCCCAACGTTCGTCCTCCAACTGGTCCACCAGAGGGATGATGACATGGGTGCCCTTGGACACCAGTGGCAGGGGTCCTAAGACAACAAGAAGAGAAACATTCAGAGTGTATTGGGCGAGCCGACGACCCTTTCAAAACAGTTACGAGGCGCACTTGACTTGACGTTATCTTATCCGGTGGGACAGTTGAAAAGAGTTACAGTAATCTTCTAATGATCCTCAGGAATGTGCAGACATGTATCGTGGTGATGCCAGATGACATACCAAACTTAATCGCACAAAATTTCAAACACACAACGTAGGTCTCTTGTCACTCCTTTAACAGTAGAAACAGACGGTGACTTGTCTCTTTGTTGCTCTGTTGGTTTGGGTGAGGGAAATGTCTGAATTCTATCCATAAAGGTGGACCAAGAATACATGTATTTTCAACACTGACAAATGATAGCACTAAAACGTAAAGGAGGAGGGAGACACCATGATTTCCAGCTGGTGCACATGTGCATTCCAGGGATCTCCTTCAGGAGCTTTGTGGAG includes:
- the tgm1l1 gene encoding protein-glutamine gamma-glutamyltransferase K, whose translation is MPGERLSVRGASEVGRYPGAAPPTRVEVSIHKDGEKKQEEGACRRWFRKMCPCCCKRQATMSVDVTDKVELVKPPVPVVEPSKPKLENGDSKEMEELKLSVCSVDLLSDKAGQNRQEHHTDLYHGNELIIRRGQTFQMEMELNRPFNAENHKMHIDLKTGPLPLVSKGTHVIIPLVDQLEDERWEAKIVEQDGNKIKLSVNSPVNAVVGLYGLTVTTSTLKGDHPNTFNPNKNVVMLFNPWCEDDSVFLDDDEERKEYVLNDTGRIYYGTEKQIGARTWNFGQFHEGILEACLFILEKSDMPPSGRWDPVNVVRVISAMINAQDDLGVLVGNWSGNYADGVSPSAWSSSVEILKKYHSSNGTPVCYGQCWVFSGVTTTVLRCLGIPARSVTNFQSAHDTDVSLTTDVYLDESMDPIDYLNSDSVWNFHVWNDCWMARPDLPPGHGGWQAVDSTPQETSQGTFRCGPASVNAIRLGQVYLKHDTPFVFAEVNSDKIYWQRNVDGTFSQIYSEKKAVGHCISTKAVGSDERADITHLYKHQEGSEEERIAVETASRYGSKPDVYSAPMAEDVSVEVKMEGEGPRMGADAKLNILVKNLSSQPRRTMLHSQAAVMYYTGVLKGTIKKEQLPVELLPNEEKTIEWVLPYQQYQNQLVDQAALMLTLSGRVNETQQVLANQTTFRLRTPDLNVTPLGDAVVGKEMAAKITFTNPLPRTLKEVVFRVEGLGLQKGHEVVVGDVGGLATVTLTEHFIPSQPGPRKLVASLDCRQLTQVHGVADIIVLEK